Genomic DNA from Acetilactobacillus jinshanensis:
GTTAAGGGTGTTACCAGTGTTGCCACAACCTATAAGAAGAGCAACGGTAAGTTTACGGCATCGCAGAGCAAGATTAACTCCACGATCAATAAACTGCCGAAGTCAGTTCGTCAGACTTTGATTAACAAGCCGCATACTTACGCTACGTTGCAGTTCAAGGTTAACCAGAATTCACCATCCAAGGATCAGTTACATCTGATGAATAATATTTCGCATGATTTGCGTAACGAGAAGGGTATGACAATTCGTTCAGCCGGTACCCAGAACATGATGTTCCAAGGTATTAAGAACATGACGGCTAATCGTGATTTAATCATCGTAGTTGGTCTCTTGATCATCTTCGTCGTTCTGTTCTTGGTATACCGCAACTGGCGCCTGGCAATCTTCCCGATCGTTCCAATTATGATTGTCTTAGGCTTATCACCATTGACCCTGTTCCTGATGCACACTTCGTATAATCCATTAACGGTTTCACTGAGTGCATTAGTCTTAGGGATTGGGATTGAATTTACAATTCTGATTATGGAACGTTACCGTGAAGAACTTGCTAAGGGTAATGGTTCTGAAACTGCGATCACCAGAGCAATTAGCTATGTTGGTCAGGCAATCACCGCTTCCGGTTTAACCGTTATCGGGGGCTTCGTTGCCATTATGTTCTCTAGTTTCCCAGTCTTGAAGAGTTTTGGAATGATCACCGTACTTGATACCGCTTATGCATTGATCAGTGCCTTGACCATTTTACCAGCCTTCATGTATGTACTCCGGAAACGTTATCATAAGGGCTCGATCAAAAAGAATCATTTTGAATAAATAATCATAAATTAAAAGCCAGTCAATTTTGACTGGCTTTTTTGTTATCATGTGGATTAGGAAGTGGTTTATATGGATCAACGATCAGTTAACGAACGGTTAAAAGCTGCACCCAATCCGATTATTGATAATTACCGAAAGATCGTCTGTGAACACAAGAAACAGATCATCGATAATAATCACGTCGGTTGGAAAGTCCTCGAATTAATGGTGTATAAAAATCGTCATCATTTCTTTCACGATCAGGGACATTGGCGGTCATGGAAAGACACGACGTTACAGGATAATGCCCGAAGCATGACCGAAAAGTCCGTTAGTATTGGTTTAATGCTAACGAAATACTGGCAAGGCCAGCCCTTGAATATGATGCAGAGTGCAATGATCAAACCCTACGTTAACCTAAGTAAAACGAAATTCTTACGTTAGTCGTTAGCTTTGATGAATTTAGCGATTCGTTCCGCGATTAGCTGATAAGTAGCTCGAGTCGGGTGGACGTGGCTATCGTTAAGCCGCTGTTTATAGTTATTGTCATTGATAATGGGACGCGGATCTTCTTCCCAGTTAAGGACCGGAACGTGGCACTTTTGATACGTTTTTTCTAACGTGTTTAATAATTGTTTAAAAGTAAAGCCGACTGCATTTTTTACGTTATCGTCGTTCTTATAAAAATCGTAACGGGTTAGTGGTAAAACGCCCCAGATTTTAAGCTTTGGGTAGTTTTTATGCAGATATTTAAGGTTCTTTTTAAGGGCCGCTGAGATCTGTTTGAGATTATGATCCGTATGGTCATAGTCGTTGGTTCCGTAGAACAAAATGACGCCACGATATTGTGGAAAGTGGGTATTTCTAAGCTGACTGGTCATGTCACCTAAAAAGGGTCCGGATAGGGATGCCGCATCGACACCCTGATTGATGACCTTTTCACCTAGAATCTTTTCGAGATCTTGCGGATAGGTTCCGGTAAACAGATCGTGGTAGCCGTCAAAGCCACGGGTGACAGAATCGCCTAACGCCACTAACATTAAAATTCCTCCATTATTGATTAATTTGAGTTAAATATATTGTACAATAAATGTACGCCCTTGGCAGGGAAAGACTTTATTGGTTGACTTGGTTTAACTGATGAAGTCTTTTTACCTATCACGACCAAGCCGTTCGTTACTTAAAGAAGGGTTAACCCATATGCATTTTCGTCGAGTTATCGTGGTTGATATTGCGTCGTTAGGACTCGGTGCTATGCCTGACGCAAAGCGATATCATTCTGAAAAAGCAAATACGCTCGGACATTTAGATGAACAATATTTACTGAATGTCCCAACATTACAACGATTAGGCCTCGGGAACATTCGTCGTCATCATCAGTTCCTGACAATCCCGCCGGCCAAAACGCCGTTAGGATTTTACGGCAAACTCAAAGTCAGGACCCATTCGGGAACCAAAGATGCTAGTCTACGTGAGATGTTTGACTTCAATGAACCGTTACGGACTTTAAGTGT
This window encodes:
- a CDS encoding SGNH/GDSL hydrolase family protein, with protein sequence MLVALGDSVTRGFDGYHDLFTGTYPQDLEKILGEKVINQGVDAASLSGPFLGDMTSQLRNTHFPQYRGVILFYGTNDYDHTDHNLKQISAALKKNLKYLHKNYPKLKIWGVLPLTRYDFYKNDDNVKNAVGFTFKQLLNTLEKTYQKCHVPVLNWEEDPRPIINDNNYKQRLNDSHVHPTRATYQLIAERIAKFIKAND